In Solanum lycopersicum chromosome 3, SLM_r2.1, the genomic stretch AATGGAACCTATAAGTTTGTAACAATTGATTTATTGGAAATGTCAGGTCCTTCCTTGTAAAGTTGTTTTCTCTGCATACAATAAAGTACCACGATCTCCAACTCCTTCCGctgggaaagtatcatcaaaaTGTGATATTGAAATGAGGAGGAAACTTGCAGGATCAGCTCGCAATGACGGGGAAATCCCTGCTAAACTGCTTGCTGATGTTGACAGCTTATTTATTTCTTGCTTAGGGCTTACTCTTCATTACAAACTTAGGTTGCCTGGATCACCTTGCCGTTCCTTGTCCTCCACAGCCCATGTAAACAGATCACTAAATCTTACATCAAATGTGGATTATTGTATTCGGAGGAGCTACAGTAGTCAATATCCTGCAAACTGTCTCTCCACACCTTTATTAGATGGTTTTCAAACTTCCCCCATCCTGTCTGAAGAAATTCCTAGTCTCAACCTCGATGAAGTTGGTGATGGCGATCCAGTTAATAGTTCAGGTTCTCCTCGTCCTATTCAAGATCTGGAAGGTAATGGTCAGTTTGGAATTGTTCTGATACATGGTTTCGGTGGTGGGGTCTTCTCTTGGAGAAATGTGATGGGAGTACTAGCTCAGCAGGTAGGTTGTGCAGTCACTGCCTTTGACAGGCCAGGATGGGGATTGACATCTAGGCCTTTCCGAACAGACTGGGAGGAGAATCATTTGCCCAATCCCTACACGATTGATGCTCAGGTAATGGCtcacttttcaattttttgcttCAAGGGACCATTGTCAGCATGAAATCAAACAAGAGAGGTGACAGTAaagaattgaaaatatataacaGCGGAATTACCGATCATTGTTAGGGGTGGGGGGATGATGACTGAATTACCCATTAAGCTGCAAGTACCGGAAGAACGAGTCTGTAAACTTTAGCACATATGTTAAACAGAGTGGTCAAGGCTCTAATTCCAGGAgtttatgtatatgtgtgtaatCTATATGCTTGTATACGTAGTACACTTGGGGAATTTCCTTTAACTTTGAGAACAGATGACTGTGAACATATCCTTTTTCAATTAGTATTAGAGAGTCTGACTGTTGGGCTATAGTTTGTCCTTCATTCGGACAAATACTTGTAATGATCTTAGTGgctattattttcattttatatgtccTGTCTTTTGTTTTTTGACAGTTGAAATTTCACTTGTCAGGTTGATATGCTTCTGTCCTTCTGTTCAGAGATGGGTTTTACTTCAGTTGTACTTGTTGGCCATGATGATGGTGGATTACTTGCACTAAAGGCTGCACAAAGAGTCCAGTCATCCACAAATTTTGTTAATGTGAGTGGTCGGGGTGTGTGTTTTAACATGTTTTAATTGGCATGAGTGTTATTGTCACTGGATGAATTGGTAACCTGGTAAATTATGATTCAGTCTTGAGAAAATATGTCAGTAGGGCCGCTTTTTTGTATATGCTTATCCATTTAATATCCTCGTTGAAGAAGAGTGTGAAATCTTGGGTACCCTTAGTTTTGAATATCAATTGCTGATGAACTATGGTATCTATTATAAAATTGTTCATTGCTTTGACGATTTTACTACTTTTGCCTTCTATAATAGGTTAAGATCAAGGGGATTGTATTATTGGGTGTTAGCCTGTCAAGAGAACTGGTTCCTGCCTTCGCAAGAGTATTATTACGCACTTCACTTGGAAAAAAGCACTTGGTGCGGCCTCTTTTGCGAACAGAAATTACTCAAGTTGTTAATAGACGAGCATGGTATGACACAACAAAGTTGACAACTGAGGTTTTGAGCTTATACAAGGTATGTGTTCTTATTCTTGAAATGTTGAGTGTgctaattttttgtttgattgacAAGAAACATCTAATCTGTTGTctataaatttcatatcttCATTTTGTGTATCTGGGATGCATGATATTATAGCCCTTTTAATATAGACCTCTTCCCTTTTTCTTCCTAACCTCCACTTaacaatatatgataaaaaaaataatatttgtgagGGTTCAACTTTTGATATGGATGAACAGAAACCATTATGGATAAGTTTTAGAAGATCACACTCCCTAAACAGTACAGTATTCTCTTATATATGTGTAATAGATTGCCATCGTCAATATGGAAGTACTTACCACTTCTGGGCATAGAAGATGCCAACAGTTTTTCTTACTAAATGGTTTCAGGTCCCTTCTTTTCAGCATCTTTACACTTTCCATAGATATCATATTCCAATCTTAATCGCTTCTGCTTGTTTATTTAATCAGGCACCATTATGTGTGGAAGGTTGGGATGAAGCACTCCATGAGATAGGAAAACAATCATATGAGACAGTCCTCTCCCCAGAAAGGGCAGCAGCACTGCTAAAAGCAGTTGAAAGTTTACCAGTTTTGGTGATTGGGGGAGCTGAAGATGCAGTGGTACCTTTAAAGTCTGTTCAAGCTATGGCTTCAAAACTTGTAAATTCTGTGAGTTGTTTCGATCTCTTTATATTCATGGAAACTGCATTTTATGAGCTTTCTTCAGGATAAAAGCATAAAGTTATTAGTCTCAGGCTATTAACTGTGGTGTCTATTTAACGTACAGAGACTGGTTGCTATATCGGGATGTGGTCATCTGCCGCATGAGGAGTGTCCCAAGGTATTGTTAGCGGCTATGTCACCCTTCATCAATAGAATTTTAGCTGAGCAACTGCTACACCAATAGGGTTCTCTATGTCAAGTCAAGCAGCAGCATCCTGTGGATTGTATTGTTCTTCTATAAAATTTACTCAGAAGGTAGCCAATCTTTAGGTAGCTTGAGGCTCTGCTTTAGAgcttttagttttagtttcaCCGATCCTTGAGCTTGTTTCCTAGTTTCTTCTTTCATCATTGGTCATGTTATCCCCACATAAGGAGTGGAGATAACTTTTTTATGTACATATTCTTTCAGCAAAAAAGTGCAGCGTATTTCCCTAAGGTGAATCTGTTTCCATCTCTCTTCCTTTAGACTAACAacacacaaaaattaaattccGGGAATACATTTTCTATCCATATTCTTAATCATTTTAGTTAACTTTGATTTTATCGTCGTGGTCAATCAGtttcttaataaaaaagacAGAGTGAAAAAATGATTCTTGTTATTACTTGAATAGTATAAGAATATTTTTGCCCACTTAGATAATATAGAAATGCACattaaatttttgaatcttTCTTTTGATCAGCGTATTGACTTTCATTTGTTACATCAAGAAGATGGAACACTTATTACGATGATACTTTCTGTGATTTGCCACGTTTCCAGGGAGGATATTTTTCTCGAGGAAAAAGAAGTTGCAAGAATCTTCGTCCATCCCCATTATAATCCTTGAACTAATTGGCGTGTGAACTTCAATCTTGCAACTACTGTCCAACTAAAAGTAAATTTCACATTGCAGCATTATGATTCACCTTTTGTTTGCAATAAAGTTTATAGTTGTTTGAAGCACTGTCAAAACAATTTACACAAGGTTACTCTATAGACTAGTAATATTGTACTGTGGAGGAGGGAAAATGTATTTTCACTTTAGCACTTTGATCAATACTGGTGTAAGATCCCAGGCTGTTTTCCCTTGACACTCGACTTCAAGGTCTCTTTGTCACTGCGCTTTGCAGATGCATCTACACTCCAGGTAGGCTGTCAATCCGATGGAATTGTTTGATGTTAAAGGTTATCTTCGTCCTTCATTTCATGATTTGCTATGACATCCCTTTAAATTCATTCTATGTATCGATGGACTCCATCAAAGTGGCAATCTGCAGCTCAAACATAAGAGCAATCACATTTACGCATAGACAACAACTAAAGTATGCAACTCCAGTTGACTATAGGCGATATCAACTTACCTGTTCCTCCAATTCGGATATCTCCTCATCCTTCATTTTCAAAGCCGCCTTCTCCCTGAAAGTTAAATGTTAGAAGATAAAATAGGCAAGTACATGACAAAATTGGGAAGCAATAATAGCATTTCTGGATGAATGCACATGAAGTTGGTCTGAAGTACTTGATCAttcattacaagaaaaaaaaaaaaaactctgcCTTATGCTGAGTCCAGCTATTTCCTCATAGAGTATATCAACTTTGTAAGAAAACCAACCGAGTCTAGAATTTTGCACTAGCGGCATATTCTTCTCTTAGAACCAGATCTTTGAGAAGCAGTTATCACAAAGCAACAAAAACGAGTTCCCAAACCAATACATATCTGAAAGAAGcaattctaaaatttattagaaGCCTCGTTTAATGTCAAgaggtgaatttttttaaaagaaaacaatatatacctaTGTGGAATTTGGAACCTTGAGAAAATATGATTATCTGATGAGAAAGAGAAACTCCCAGTGTTTCCTGGagtttatttcttattatatatatgacgtGATGTTGCTATTTCATATCCTAGTCAGAGAAGTTACAGTGAATGAATCCTTCTAAAAACCATAACGAAGCACAACATGCAAAAAGAAAGTTGATGTCAATCAGTACAAAATTGCAGTTCTTGTGATCCACCTATGTGGAAATTGTGAAAATACTATCAGTTatgtagaaaataaaagaacaaacatTTGAAGAAAAGTGGGTTGATGGGTGAAAGAGTTCTGACAGATATATTTCCTGCCATTGCCTCAGAAGAGGACACATGACAACAAGGAAAGATAATACCTTTCTTCAATTTCCAATATCTTGGCTTCCCATATCTCCTTGTTCCTCGTAAGATTGTCATTGATCTAGAGGTTCAAAGCCAAAAGATTCAGGTTTAAAATCCGCAGAAATCAAATGGTGATTAATAGACTTCAAAAGTACTCACGTCATCATGGAATTTCTTCTCTTCAACGCATTTGTCCAAACGAACTTTTAACTTCATTAACCTTGGATTCTGGCATAGAACTTTCTCAACAGCTTCCTTAGTTTCCCTTTCAATTTCTTCTTCAGCCTCTTGCAATAAGGACTCAAAGTACTGCAATCAAAAGCAGAAGCTATTAATACAGTAAATAGAATGCAGTTGTTCTAAACTACACAGTAAATAGAATGCAGTTGTTCTAAACTACACAGTAAATAGAATGCAGTTGTTCTAAACTATCATCAGTATCTCTACATTCAAATGAGTAGCCAGAATCGAAAATATTCGTGACAGTCAGATCAATAAACAAGGGAAAACTTAACCATTTTTTGATCCTCCAGTTGGGAAGTCAGGAGATCATTGTACTCGTTCACAATCTGCAGaaacaaaatttgaagattAGCGAGGATTCCAAGTAAAGTAGGAGAATGACCAAAGCAATCCAAAATTAAGCATTTGACTAGATGAAAAAGTGTACacgagaaaaaaaatacaagttaaGAGACACATACAGCTTCAACTTTGCTGTTTAAAATAGTCTCGCTGAACCCAGGATCTGTACCACACTCGCAGCTGCAGCAGCCATCACTATCATGATGACCATGGTGGTTGAGCTCAACCAGCTTCCCATCAGTTTTAGACTGAATCAAACGGTGAACATAGTTATCCCCTGCGTAGTCCCAGACACGCCGTGTTTCTAATTCAAGTGCATAGCAATGTTGTGTCTCCTTCCAGTGCCTTGTAGCATGAGCCTCTTTATATCTATAGAAAAATAAGCATGAAGAACATTCATAACCAACTCCAGTACTTATCTGGCAGTCAAAAAGATGATATTGTCTTTTAGgtcttcaaaattatttatatagcTCCACCAAGCACTTCTCTCTTAAATTCtctattatgtatatttttaatttttttaatgacaagggaaacccgcagccgctacACCTTGGGTGCGCACAAGGTAAGAaccccgctcctatgcaatagctcgcaaaccataTAGGAGGTAACCCACACTAGGTAAGTCCGGTATGACAAGCTCGACCCGGAAGGCAAACCCCTTACTTTCAttggcaaggggtttcgaacttgagacctccaacctGGAAGTTCCAAGCCGATACCACAGGagcttgagacctccaacatgtatatagaaattgagttttggttgtcattaaaaatattttgcaagTTATCATTTAAAACTCATTTTAAGAATAACTAGATAATATTTTACGAATTTGATATAAAATCTACCtccatttttaataattatgtttttgtattaCTTGCATGAGTATATGCTTACAAATATTTCACCCTCTTTCAATTGTGTAATAAATTTTCTAGTTTTGATTGCTATTTATTAAAAGTACTGATACAAATAAAGTATATCATTCTATCTTTTTTATTCcgctcaattattttattattcaaagtaataatttatatgCTTGATTACTACTTCTGTTCCTTTTGGAAATAGCCTCTCTACCTCCCCGAGCTAGTGCTAAGGTCTACGTACAGTCTAACCTCCCAGACCCCACCTAGTGGGATTTAATCGggtatattgttgttatttacTACTTTTGTTTTCTTCACTGCGAAAGTGAAAAATTCCCCTTGAGGGAAAAAAAGAGGAAGGTGTTTATGATATAGGTAAGtccataaaattaaatttagaaacGAGAAAAACATCATGATAATTAAAACCAAAAGAACCAAAAGAAAAGAGAGTATGTTGATAATATAGAGGGTGTATATACTTAAAAAGAAATGTCTACTGTTCAAACTTGGAGGACTTTGATTCTTAAAGGAATTTTCAAACTTATAGGAGTTTGATTCACTCGCAAAGTTATTTTGGTATAAGAAGATCAAACTTCAAATAGAATGGTCAAATAACAAGAGAGATAGCATTATTACCTTCCACACCCAACAAAACCACAAATAACACACATCCATAGATTTTCTGGTGATTGACAGATAGAACATGTTGAGTTTCCAGGCTGCTGCTGACAATATCGGCATACCTGAGAGA encodes the following:
- the LOC101253672 gene encoding BRAP2 RING ZnF UBP domain-containing protein 2 isoform X1 codes for the protein MDSSTSMCNLTEVFYFSSGNPRIEETRGVMHLFSNDVASHLPVERKPLLCVLCVPNHMTYSDFCQFCGSFVQHMLEMRIVRNDGMEDCYSILIRFDEQKAADTFHKHFSGRRFSSLEEETCDVLFAADVHYTGSIEHTQSLPASSTEQPFCPVCLERLDQDTSGILTTICNHSFHCSCISKWTDSSCPVCRYCQQQPGNSTCSICQSPENLWMCVICGFVGCGRYKEAHATRHWKETQHCYALELETRRVWDYAGDNYVHRLIQSKTDGKLVELNHHGHHDSDGCCSCECGTDPGFSETILNSKVEAIVNEYNDLLTSQLEDQKMYFESLLQEAEEEIERETKEAVEKVLCQNPRLMKLKVRLDKCVEEKKFHDDINDNLTRNKEIWEAKILEIEEREKAALKMKDEEISELEEQIATLMESIDT
- the LOC101253672 gene encoding BRAP2 RING ZnF UBP domain-containing protein 2 isoform X3; this encodes MLLLTYLNDGMEDCYSILIRFDEQKAADTFHKHFSGRRFSSLEEETCDVLFAADVHYTGSIEHTQSLPASSTEQPFCPVCLERLDQDTSGILTTICNHSFHCSCISKWTDSSCPVCRYCQQQPGNSTCSICQSPENLWMCVICGFVGCGRYKEAHATRHWKETQHCYALELETRRVWDYAGDNYVHRLIQSKTDGKLVELNHHGHHDSDGCCSCECGTDPGFSETILNSKVEAIVNEYNDLLTSQLEDQKMYFESLLQEAEEEIERETKEAVEKVLCQNPRLMKLKVRLDKCVEEKKFHDDINDNLTRNKEIWEAKILEIEEREKAALKMKDEEISELEEQIATLMESIDT
- the LOC101253985 gene encoding uncharacterized protein, which gives rise to MASMGKGGLEKLRRCLRTIYFMVVMLVSLLMLSAPVMVVIGDVLLPSVLISSFTCVRCYSFKEHLQRYDFRTSLMDIPLVSILRSLIISCVYSMCDGPALSHGPYLGTATFCSMISIVLLSVKASVFSGSYLEAEASSAISKQKLHLNKSWGMPVLFLSSIVFAVGHVVVAYRTSCRARRKLLFHRIDPEAVLPCKVVFSAYNKVPRSPTPSAGKVSSKCDIEMRRKLAGSARNDGEIPAKLLADVDSLFISCLGLTLHYKLRLPGSPCRSLSSTAHVNRSLNLTSNVDYCIRRSYSSQYPANCLSTPLLDGFQTSPILSEEIPSLNLDEVGDGDPVNSSGSPRPIQDLEGNGQFGIVLIHGFGGGVFSWRNVMGVLAQQVGCAVTAFDRPGWGLTSRPFRTDWEENHLPNPYTIDAQVDMLLSFCSEMGFTSVVLVGHDDGGLLALKAAQRVQSSTNFVNVKIKGIVLLGVSLSRELVPAFARVLLRTSLGKKHLVRPLLRTEITQVVNRRAWYDTTKLTTEVLSLYKAPLCVEGWDEALHEIGKQSYETVLSPERAAALLKAVESLPVLVIGGAEDAVVPLKSVQAMASKLVNSRLVAISGCGHLPHEECPKVLLAAMSPFINRILAEQLLHQ
- the LOC101253672 gene encoding BRAP2 RING ZnF UBP domain-containing protein 2 isoform X2, with translation MTYSDFCQFCGSFVQHMLEMRIVRNDGMEDCYSILIRFDEQKAADTFHKHFSGRRFSSLEEETCDVLFAADVHYTGSIEHTQSLPASSTEQPFCPVCLERLDQDTSGILTTICNHSFHCSCISKWTDSSCPVCRYCQQQPGNSTCSICQSPENLWMCVICGFVGCGRYKEAHATRHWKETQHCYALELETRRVWDYAGDNYVHRLIQSKTDGKLVELNHHGHHDSDGCCSCECGTDPGFSETILNSKVEAIVNEYNDLLTSQLEDQKMYFESLLQEAEEEIERETKEAVEKVLCQNPRLMKLKVRLDKCVEEKKFHDDINDNLTRNKEIWEAKILEIEEREKAALKMKDEEISELEEQIATLMESIDT